In the genome of cyanobacterium endosymbiont of Braarudosphaera bigelowii, one region contains:
- the petL gene encoding cytochrome b6-f complex subunit PetL — protein MSGPVILGFGGYIISYTMIALGLYFGLRAVKII, from the coding sequence ATGTCAGGACCTGTTATTCTTGGATTCGGCGGATATATTATTTCCTATACTATGATTGCTCTTGGATTATATTTTGGATTACGTGCTGTTAAAATAATCTAA